The sequence AGTGCTCGAGGATCTGCCGCGCCCGCGCCACCTCCACGCTGTTCTGCGCCGTGACGGCGGACGGCCCGCCCACCCCGAGCGCCAGCGCGCAGCCCAGACCCAGGAGCCCGCCGCGGACCATCAGCCGACTCCGGCCAGGTCGATCTTGCCGCGCCAGCGTTGCAGCAGCGCCCCCCGCAGCGCCCGGTGCTCGGGCGCGCGCAGCTGCGGATCCTCGCGGACGAGGGCCACCGCGTCGCGCCGGGCCGCTTCCAGCGCGGCCGCGTCGCGCAGCAGGTCGGCCACGCGAAACTCGGGCAGGCCGGACTGGCGGGTGCCGAAGAAGTCGCCGGGGCCTCGCAGCGCCAGATCGGCTTCCGAGATCTTGAACCCGTCGTTGGTGGCGGTCATCGCGGCGAGACGCTGGCGGGCCTCCTCCGACGCGGCCCCCGAGAGGAGGATGCAGTAGCTCCTCCACGGGCCGCGGCCCACGCGGCCGCGCAGCTGGTGGAGCTGCGAGAGGCCGAAGCGCTCCGCGTGCTCGACTAGCATGACCGACGCGTTGGGCACGTCGATGCCCACCTCGATCACGGTGGTGGAGACGAGCACGTGGATCGCGCCCGCCTTGAACTCGCGCATCACCCGATCCTTCTCCGCGAACGGCATGCGCCCGTGGAGGAGGCCAATGCTCAGATCGGGAAAGACCTCGCGCCGCAGGCGCTCGGCCATCTCGGTGGCCGCCCGCAGGTCGACCACCTCCGACTCCTCGACCAGGGGATAGACCACGTAGACCTGGCGGCCCTCACGCACCTGCTCGCGCAGGAACCGATAGATCTTCGCGCGGGCCGATTCCGGACGCGCCTTGGTGACCACCGACTTCCGGCCCGGCGGCAGCTGGTCGATCACCGAGACCTCCAGATCGCCGTAGAGGGTCAGGGCGAGGGTGCGGGGGATCGGGGTCGCGGTCATCACCAGTACGTCCGGGCTCTGCCCCTTGCGCATCAACGTCGCGCGCTGATTGACCCCGAAGCGATGCTGCTCGTCGACCACCGCCAGGCCGAGCCGGCGGAACTTCACCACCTCCTGCACCAGCGCGTGGGTGCCGACCACGCAGCCCAGCGCGCCCTCGGCCGCCGCGGTCAGCACGCTCTCGCGCGCCTTGCCCTTCACCGCGTTGGTGAGCATGGCCACCGGCACTCCGAGCGGCTCCAGCAGTGCGGTCAGCGTCATGACATGCTGCTCGGCCAGGATCTCGGTCGGCGCCATGAGCGCGGTTTGATATCCCGCCTCCACCGCGGTGAGGACCGCGAGCCCGGCGACGATGGTCTTGCCCGACCCCACATCGCCTTGCAGCAGCCGGTTCATCGGGAACGGCTCCGCCATGTCGGTCCGGATCTCGCGCCAGACCCGCTCCTGCGCGTCGGTCAGCGCAAATGGCAGCGAGGCCAGCAGCCGCCGGGCCAGCACGCCGGGGGGATTCATGGCGAGGCCCGGCTGGCGGCCCTGACGATGACGCCGGATCGACAGACCCAGCTGCAGCAGCAAGAACTCGTCGTAGACGAGCCGGCGCCGGGCCGCGACGAACTCATCGTCGGTCCTCGGGAAATGGCCGCCGCGGATGGCCGCCGGCAGCGGCTCGAGCCGGTGGCGCGCGCGCAGCGCCGGCGGGAGCGGATCCTCCAGACCGTCGACGTAGGCTTCCACCAGCCGCTTCATCAGCCGGCGCATCGGGCGGGCGGTGAGCCCCCGGGTCAGCCCGTAGACCGGGACGAGCCGGCCGGTGTGCAGATGCTCGTCGGCCGGGTCCGACGGCGTCTCACCCGCCTCGTCTTCGACGATCTCGTAGTCCTTCACGTGCATCTGGAGCGGCCCGGAGCGGAAGCGCTGCGCCCGCCCGTGCACGATGAGCCGCTGGCCGCGCTGGAAGATGCGCTCCAGGTACGCCTGCCCGAACCACACGCAGGGCACGAAATCGGTGCCGTCGCTCAGCAGCACGGACAGTGGCACGCGCGGCCGGCCGCGTGGCGGCGGGCTGATCGCCCGGATCGTCCCGGTGATCGTGGTCACGTCGTCGGGCTTCAGACCGCGGATGGGGGTGAGCTGGCTCCGGTCCTCGTGGCGGGCCGGCAGATAGTAGAGCGCGTCCTCGACGGTGTGCAGTCCCAGGTTGCCGAGCAGCTTGGCCCGCTGAGGCCCGATGCCCTTCACGAACTGCAGCGGGGTCGCGAGCGGATGCGGGACCGCCGCGCCTGCGCCGCGTCCCGGGGCGCCCGACGACTCAGTGGAGTGCAACGGATTGCCTCATGTCACCCCTCATGCTACAAGTGGCGGCCGTTTCCCAACCGCCTGGTTCCGGTACACGACGGTGGCGCTCTTCGACTGCGGGCTGCAGGGAGCGATGTGCCGCGGGACAACGTCCGGTATCTGGGCGTGGACCTCCGGCGGGCGGGCCATCCTCCTCAGCCACGGTCATCCGGACCATTATGGTGGCCTGCCGGCCGCGCTGGATCTGGGTCGGCGCGAAGCGCCGCCGGGCCGCCGGCGGTCGCTAGGATACCACCCCGGACGACGGCGCCCTGGTTATGCACGTGAAGGGACGAGAGCGACTTCCGTCTCTGCAACGCGCCGCCGCCGCGGATGCGCTCGACCATTCGCGACCTGCACGCCGCGTCGCCGCGCTGGGTGCATCCCCTCGCACTGCAGCGGGCTCGAGTTCGCGGCGGCGCTCGCGGGTGCCTTCCCGCGCGGCTGCGCGCTCGACTCGGTGGGCACCCGCGAGTCGCAGGGACCTTGACCGGGTCGCCCGAACCGATCAGGCTTCGCCGGTCGCCGTGCCGGCTATCGTACGTCGGCGGGGCTGTCGGCTAGCTGCTGCAGGACGCCGAACAGCTTGCCGTCCCTGCGGGCCAACTCCTCCAGGATCGAGAAGTGGTCGTGCTTCTCGACGGGCAGATAGCGGCCCGGCAGGCCTTTCTTCGTCCACGCCTCCGCGTACTCCTCGGACTGGCGGATCAGCTCGGGGAGCTCGGCCAGGCCGACCGTGACGACCAGCGGCGACGAGCGCGCGGGCAGATGCAGCATCGGGCTGTTGCGGCGGGCCTCGGCCTCGTCCATCCGGAGCTTGTCGTTGAGATAGTTGAGGCGGATGGGCTCCAGGTCGTAGAGGCCGCTGATCGCCAGGCCGCCGGCCACGCGTGCCTCGGTCATCGCCATGGCGGTCAGGTGGCCGCCGGCGGAGTGGCCGGAGACGAAGACGCGGGCCGGATCGCCGCCATGCTCCTTGGCGTGGTCGATGACCCAGGCGACCGAGGCGCGCACCTCGGCCACGATCGCGTCCATCCGCGCGGCCGGGGCCAGTGTGTACTCGACCAGCGCGAGATTGAACCCGGCCGGCAGGAGCGACTCGCCCAGGAAGGCGTAGGGCTCCTTGTCGTTCATCTGCCAGTAGCCGCCGTGGATGTAGAGGAGCGTGGGCGCGCCGGGGCGGCCGCAGGGGAAGACGTCGACGCGGTGGCGCGGGCCGGCGCCGTACTTCAGATCGAGGCGGCCGCCGCGCGCGGCGCGCACCGCGTCGCTGCGGGCGGTCCAGCCGGCGACGTGGCGGTCGCGGGCGGGCTGGCCGACGTGAGCGGTGTTGTTGTAGGCGGCGTCGAGTGCGGCGCGATCCATTCCCCGGTAGAGCATGCGGCGTCCTCCATTTCAGACCCCATACGCTCGGGCCGCCCCGGCGGAGCCGTGCCGGCCCTCGTCAAGCCAACGGGGGTCCTGGTCTAGGCGCGCGGGCGCGCGGCGGCGAAGCCGGTCTTGGCGTACTTGAGGTCGCGGTAGTCGCCGGAGCGCACGGGCGGATGCTTGGCCGCGCCCTGCGTCGGCAGGCACTCGATGAGGGCGTCGTAGTTGGGATGGTTGAAGAAGGCGATGGAGAGCCGCGGCCGCGACGGGCCGTCGAGCGGCGGATTGACCACGCGGTGCAGGTTCGAGAGCCACCGGTCGTTCGTCCAGCGCATGAGCAGGTCGCCGATGTTGACCACGAACTGGCTGGGCGAGGTCGCCACGTCGATCCAGCGGCCGTCGCGCGTGCGCACCTGCAGCCCGCCTGGCACGTCCTCGCCACTCAGGATCGTGAAGCCCCCGTAGTCGGTGTGGGCGCTGGCCCGCAGCTGGCCCGCCGCGGGCGGCGTCGCCTGGGCGGGGTAGTAGTTCAGCCGCATCGTCCCGATCGAGCGGTCCACCTTGTCGTCGAAATGGGTCTCCTCCACGTCGAGCGCCAGGGCGGCCAGCCGCATGAGGAACGTGATCAGCCGGGCCATCGCGCGGTAGTGCGCGGTGGCCGCCGACGCGAAGCCGGCCGGGCGCGCCGGCCAGACGTTCGGCACGAAGTGCTGCCGTCCCTCCTCGCTCGTGTAGTACGGGTCGTCACCCGCGTCCACCGGCCCGACGTGGAAGAATTCCTTGAGGTCGGGCGACGCCGCCGTGTCGTCGTTGGCCTGGGCGAGCGCCTCGCCGCCGACCGGGTGATAGCCGCGGTTGGTGCCGGGCACCGGGTGACGGATCGCCAGCTTCTCGGCCATCGGCAGCGCGAAGAACTCGTGGGCCACGCGACGCAGGTCGTCCACGGTGCGGTCGGGGACGCCGTGGCCGCTGATCGCGAAGAAGCCGATGTCGCGGCAGGCGGCGTCGATCGCGGCGGCCACGCGTGCCCGCTCGGCCCGCCCGCCGGTCCGGGCGGCGGTGAGGTCGACGACGGGGACCTCGGTCAGCGGGCTCATAGCGTGGAGAACACCGAGCCGCCGTCCACCACCAGGGTCTGGCCGCTCATGAAGGCGCTGTCGTCGGAGGCGAGGAACACCACTGTCCCCTCGACGTCGGCGGGGAACGCCTCCCGCTTGAGCGAGCGGGCCCGCATGATGGCGTCGAGCTGGAAGTCCGTGATGTCGGGATTGGCCTGCACGGTGTCGCTCAGGATCAGCCCTGGCGCTACCGCGTTGACGGTGATGCCGGCCGGCCCCAGCTCGCGGGCCAGGGCGCGGGTCATCGCCACCACCGCGCCCTTGGACGTGACGTAGTGGAGCAGCATCGCGGTGCCCTTGGCCACGATGGCCGAGGCGACGTTGACGATGCGGCCGCCGCCCTGCGCGCGCATGACGGGCACGACGGCGCGCGCGCAGTTCCAGATGCCCTTGACGTTGACCGCCATGACCCGGTCCCACTCCGCCTCGGGGATCGCGTCGAACGGCTGCGGCTTGAGCGCCGCGAAGACCGCGGCGTTGTTCACGAGCACGTCGACCCGCCCGAAGCGGGCGACGGCCGCCTCGACCATCGCCCGCACCGACGCGCTGTCGCTCACGTCGGCGGGCACG is a genomic window of Candidatus Methylomirabilota bacterium containing:
- a CDS encoding alpha/beta hydrolase produces the protein MLYRGMDRAALDAAYNNTAHVGQPARDRHVAGWTARSDAVRAARGGRLDLKYGAGPRHRVDVFPCGRPGAPTLLYIHGGYWQMNDKEPYAFLGESLLPAGFNLALVEYTLAPAARMDAIVAEVRASVAWVIDHAKEHGGDPARVFVSGHSAGGHLTAMAMTEARVAGGLAISGLYDLEPIRLNYLNDKLRMDEAEARRNSPMLHLPARSSPLVVTVGLAELPELIRQSEEYAEAWTKKGLPGRYLPVEKHDHFSILEELARRDGKLFGVLQQLADSPADVR
- the recG gene encoding ATP-dependent DNA helicase RecG — protein: MHSTESSGAPGRGAGAAVPHPLATPLQFVKGIGPQRAKLLGNLGLHTVEDALYYLPARHEDRSQLTPIRGLKPDDVTTITGTIRAISPPPRGRPRVPLSVLLSDGTDFVPCVWFGQAYLERIFQRGQRLIVHGRAQRFRSGPLQMHVKDYEIVEDEAGETPSDPADEHLHTGRLVPVYGLTRGLTARPMRRLMKRLVEAYVDGLEDPLPPALRARHRLEPLPAAIRGGHFPRTDDEFVAARRRLVYDEFLLLQLGLSIRRHRQGRQPGLAMNPPGVLARRLLASLPFALTDAQERVWREIRTDMAEPFPMNRLLQGDVGSGKTIVAGLAVLTAVEAGYQTALMAPTEILAEQHVMTLTALLEPLGVPVAMLTNAVKGKARESVLTAAAEGALGCVVGTHALVQEVVKFRRLGLAVVDEQHRFGVNQRATLMRKGQSPDVLVMTATPIPRTLALTLYGDLEVSVIDQLPPGRKSVVTKARPESARAKIYRFLREQVREGRQVYVVYPLVEESEVVDLRAATEMAERLRREVFPDLSIGLLHGRMPFAEKDRVMREFKAGAIHVLVSTTVIEVGIDVPNASVMLVEHAERFGLSQLHQLRGRVGRGPWRSYCILLSGAASEEARQRLAAMTATNDGFKISEADLALRGPGDFFGTRQSGLPEFRVADLLRDAAALEAARRDAVALVREDPQLRAPEHRALRGALLQRWRGKIDLAGVG
- a CDS encoding 2-oxoglutarate and iron-dependent oxygenase domain-containing protein translates to MSPLTEVPVVDLTAARTGGRAERARVAAAIDAACRDIGFFAISGHGVPDRTVDDLRRVAHEFFALPMAEKLAIRHPVPGTNRGYHPVGGEALAQANDDTAASPDLKEFFHVGPVDAGDDPYYTSEEGRQHFVPNVWPARPAGFASAATAHYRAMARLITFLMRLAALALDVEETHFDDKVDRSIGTMRLNYYPAQATPPAAGQLRASAHTDYGGFTILSGEDVPGGLQVRTRDGRWIDVATSPSQFVVNIGDLLMRWTNDRWLSNLHRVVNPPLDGPSRPRLSIAFFNHPNYDALIECLPTQGAAKHPPVRSGDYRDLKYAKTGFAAARPRA
- a CDS encoding glucose 1-dehydrogenase, translating into MRLADKVAVVTGGAAGIGFAYARRFLAEGAKVIVADVADPVAAAEKLGAAERVLGVPADVSDSASVRAMVEAAVARFGRVDVLVNNAAVFAALKPQPFDAIPEAEWDRVMAVNVKGIWNCARAVVPVMRAQGGGRIVNVASAIVAKGTAMLLHYVTSKGAVVAMTRALARELGPAGITVNAVAPGLILSDTVQANPDITDFQLDAIMRARSLKREAFPADVEGTVVFLASDDSAFMSGQTLVVDGGSVFSTL